From the Syntrophomonadaceae bacterium genome, one window contains:
- the frr gene encoding ribosome recycling factor, with protein sequence MNKAVDALRKDLATLRAGRANPSLLEKISISYYGVPTPINQVANISAPEARLLVVQPWDRSILPDIERAILKSDLGLTPSSDGSIIRINIPQLTQERRMELVKTAKKKTEEARVAVRNIRRDLIEEIKAIEKKGEITEDQLRKGQEQMQKLTDKFIETVDKVLASKEAEIMEV encoded by the coding sequence ATGAATAAGGCTGTTGATGCCCTGCGAAAGGATCTGGCTACATTACGGGCCGGACGCGCAAATCCTTCATTATTGGAAAAGATCTCAATTTCCTATTACGGCGTGCCTACGCCTATTAATCAGGTAGCAAACATTTCAGCTCCTGAAGCACGGCTGCTGGTTGTTCAACCGTGGGATCGTTCAATTCTGCCGGATATTGAAAGGGCTATACTGAAATCTGATTTAGGTCTCACTCCTTCCAGCGATGGTTCTATAATCAGGATCAATATTCCCCAGTTGACCCAGGAGAGAAGGATGGAATTGGTTAAGACTGCTAAGAAAAAGACAGAGGAAGCCCGAGTTGCCGTTAGAAATATTAGGCGGGACTTAATTGAGGAAATTAAGGCAATTGAAAAAAAAGGAGAGATTACCGAAGATCAGCTTAGAAAAGGACAGGAGCAGATGCAAAAACTTACTGACAAATTTATCGAAACTGTTGATAAAGTTTTGGCATCTAAAGAAGCTGAAATAATGGAAGTGTAA
- a CDS encoding 4Fe-4S binding protein yields the protein MVYKISEECLACGVCLDECPAGAIKEGDDIFLIDSEICTECGSCLDSCPNSAIVED from the coding sequence ATGGTCTACAAGATTTCTGAAGAATGTTTGGCTTGCGGGGTGTGCCTGGATGAATGTCCGGCTGGTGCAATCAAAGAGGGAGACGATATTTTTCTAATTGATTCTGAAATCTGTACCGAATGCGGTTCCTGTCTTGACAGCTGCCCAAACTCAGCCATTGTGGAGGACTAA
- a CDS encoding isoprenyl transferase, producing the protein MLRWLTAGISSPFKKNENALLKQLDLNRMPYHIAVIMDGNGRWAMKRNMSRDLGHRAGIKSLRSTVEACGELGIRILSIYAFSTENWKRPKEEVEMLMALLAEYIYKELPQLLSAGVKIVPIGRISELPIESQNALMEAVEKTKNNTKITINIALNYGGRAEIIDAVKKVAAKVQAKELEPKDITEDILASNLYTEGQPDPDLVIRPSGEQRISNFLIWQSAYAEFYTTNVLWPDFGKKHLLEAIIAYQKRDRRFGGLNSGVRQC; encoded by the coding sequence ATGTTGCGCTGGTTAACGGCAGGAATAAGTAGTCCCTTTAAAAAAAATGAAAATGCTCTGCTGAAACAACTGGATTTAAATCGAATGCCCTACCATATAGCTGTGATTATGGACGGCAACGGCCGATGGGCAATGAAGCGCAATATGTCCAGAGACCTTGGCCACAGAGCAGGAATTAAATCCTTGCGCTCGACCGTGGAGGCCTGTGGTGAATTGGGTATTAGAATATTAAGCATCTATGCTTTCTCAACAGAAAATTGGAAAAGGCCGAAAGAAGAAGTTGAAATGCTAATGGCTCTGTTAGCTGAATATATATACAAGGAGCTACCTCAATTACTTTCAGCTGGGGTTAAAATTGTTCCAATTGGAAGAATTTCAGAGCTGCCAATAGAATCTCAAAACGCCTTGATGGAAGCGGTAGAAAAAACCAAGAATAATACCAAGATTACGATCAATATCGCTTTAAATTACGGTGGCAGAGCAGAGATAATTGATGCGGTAAAAAAGGTGGCGGCAAAAGTACAAGCTAAAGAGCTGGAACCTAAAGATATTACAGAGGATATACTTGCCAGTAACCTATATACAGAAGGGCAACCTGATCCAGATTTAGTCATCAGGCCGTCAGGGGAGCAAAGGATTAGCAACTTTCTGATCTGGCAATCTGCATATGCTGAATTTTATACCACAAATGTGTTATGGCCTGATTTTGGGAAAAAGCATTTACTAGAAGCAATAATAGCCTATCAAAAAAGGGACCGGCGTTTTGGGGGTCTTAACTCAGGGGTGAGGCAGTGCTAA
- a CDS encoding phosphatidate cytidylyltransferase, producing the protein MLTLRILTAAIGLPVIFAAVYYGGLLFFALIATISLVAIVEFLNLLTKIGLKPNLSFSWVSSLALLWIMFAASKGSLESYMYLPGLFFIMVLWAAVLVWREYPENILPGLTASFFCVFYLAGMLGHLFFLRYLTPDGWSFVFFVLLLTWASDTGAYFAGTKFGRRKLAPLVSPGKTWEGVLGGILLSLLVSYILGAWLDLPVLWRIVTGILVSLAAVIGDLFESAIKRHAGMKDSGTLLPGHGGVLDRFDSLLLAAPLVYYMLSLFIIG; encoded by the coding sequence GTGCTAACGTTAAGGATTCTAACTGCGGCAATAGGGCTTCCTGTTATATTTGCAGCCGTTTATTACGGAGGGCTTCTTTTTTTTGCATTAATTGCTACTATTTCCCTTGTTGCCATTGTAGAATTTCTTAATTTGTTAACAAAGATCGGCTTAAAACCAAACCTTTCTTTTAGCTGGGTTAGTTCTCTGGCCTTGCTTTGGATTATGTTTGCGGCTAGCAAAGGGTCGCTGGAAAGTTACATGTATCTGCCAGGTTTGTTCTTTATTATGGTGCTATGGGCTGCTGTTCTGGTCTGGCGGGAATATCCTGAAAATATTTTGCCCGGCCTGACAGCTTCCTTTTTCTGCGTTTTTTATCTTGCAGGCATGTTGGGCCACCTGTTTTTTTTGCGGTACTTAACCCCTGATGGATGGTCCTTTGTCTTTTTTGTCCTGTTGCTAACCTGGGCCAGTGATACTGGAGCCTATTTCGCAGGTACAAAATTTGGCCGACGCAAGTTAGCTCCCTTAGTTAGCCCTGGGAAAACATGGGAGGGTGTCTTGGGTGGCATTCTATTATCCTTGTTGGTTAGCTATATTTTAGGTGCCTGGCTGGATTTGCCTGTATTATGGAGAATAGTTACTGGTATTTTGGTTTCTTTAGCAGCTGTTATTGGGGATCTTTTCGAATCGGCTATTAAACGCCATGCCGGCATGAAGGACTCGGGTACACTGCTGCCAGGCCATGGGGGTGTCCTGGATCGCTTTGACAGCCTTTTGCTGGCTGCCCCATTAGTATATTACATGCTCTCATTGTTCATAATAGGATGA
- the ytvI gene encoding sporulation integral membrane protein YtvI codes for MPKQTPNLIRLLIKLIVIIAALLVAYLLYYLILPAGLQVISFVFPLIAPFLLAAVLAAIIEPLVSFFEIRARMNRTLAVATVITLCIGLGAALLIMFISRLIVELAVLTNTLPAHVHNMVTYLWTLYHKMQEIYFAIDIPPQIMVSIEQLLREATGWATNFSSSIFTGLIEFLVSLPGGFIFILFFFLGLFFFSKDAYLIKKSLLHLFPIDWRNSLSNIVGKTSQAIIGFLRAQSILMFITIIQSIIGFYFLDVEYAFTLAVIVGIVDLLPVVGPGLVFLPWAMWLFLTGNMKLGFGLLILWLFVVVVRQILEPKLVGDSVGLHPLEALIAMFVGLKVFGIAGVLYGPILLVVLKATWQAGIFKWPYTQ; via the coding sequence ATGCCAAAACAAACTCCTAACCTCATCCGGCTTCTTATTAAACTGATCGTAATAATTGCTGCGTTGCTGGTAGCATACTTGTTGTATTATTTGATTCTTCCGGCAGGACTTCAGGTAATATCATTCGTTTTTCCTTTGATTGCACCTTTTTTGTTGGCTGCCGTACTGGCAGCAATTATTGAACCCCTAGTCAGCTTTTTCGAAATTCGTGCCCGGATGAACCGTACCCTGGCTGTTGCGACAGTGATTACCCTGTGTATTGGATTAGGGGCAGCATTGCTGATTATGTTTATTTCCCGCTTAATAGTTGAGTTGGCTGTATTAACAAATACCTTGCCGGCTCATGTGCATAACATGGTGACTTATCTTTGGACCTTATACCATAAAATGCAGGAAATATATTTTGCCATAGATATTCCGCCTCAAATAATGGTAAGCATTGAACAACTGTTAAGAGAAGCAACTGGTTGGGCTACTAATTTTTCATCCAGTATATTTACCGGATTAATCGAATTTTTAGTTTCTCTGCCCGGAGGTTTTATATTTATTTTATTCTTTTTCTTAGGATTATTTTTCTTTAGCAAGGATGCTTACTTAATAAAGAAATCATTATTGCATTTATTCCCAATAGACTGGAGAAATAGCCTGAGCAATATCGTCGGCAAAACCTCACAGGCCATTATTGGATTTTTAAGAGCACAATCAATCCTGATGTTCATTACTATAATTCAATCTATAATTGGCTTTTATTTTCTAGATGTTGAATATGCCTTTACTCTTGCTGTAATTGTTGGTATCGTAGATCTACTGCCAGTTGTTGGTCCTGGTCTCGTCTTTTTACCGTGGGCTATGTGGCTTTTCTTAACAGGAAATATGAAACTGGGCTTTGGACTGCTTATACTATGGCTTTTTGTGGTTGTAGTACGGCAGATTTTAGAACCAAAACTAGTCGGCGATAGTGTAGGGCTGCACCCGTTAGAAGCTTTAATAGCCATGTTCGTTGGTTTAAAGGTTTTTGGGATAGCCGGTGTACTTTATGGGCCTATCCTCTTAGTAGTACTGAAAGCAACGTGGCAAGCCGGTATCTTCAAATGGCCTTACACCCAATAG
- a CDS encoding 1-deoxy-D-xylulose-5-phosphate reductoisomerase: protein MEDIMTKNIALLGSTGSIGQQTLEIVDAYPQKFKIKVLAAFNSAKKIEEQARRFMPELIVLGDHQAALGLRETLKDLPVQVLGGKEAFDDCVLLAGVDTVVVAVSGMKGMVPTLKAVEAGKNVLLANKEALVTGGELISRAAREKAKPILPIDSEHSALWQCMQGQEKYVDNIILTASGGPFRDWDITQMGNITPEMALSHPNWTMGPKVTVDSSTLMNKGLEVIEAHWLFDIKYSSIKVMIHPQSLVHSMVEFKDGSILAQLGNPDMRLPIQYAMSWPERWPSNLPRLNLTRATSLSFYPPDTQKFPCLELAYHAGNTGGMAPVILNAANEEAVNLFLSRKIRYLDIQKIVAEALEKISSHAAIDLETIIGTDAETRRWVQEYW from the coding sequence ATGGAGGATATTATGACTAAAAATATTGCGCTCCTGGGCTCAACAGGTTCTATCGGTCAACAGACGCTGGAAATAGTGGATGCATATCCTCAAAAATTTAAAATTAAGGTTCTGGCAGCCTTTAATAGCGCAAAAAAAATTGAGGAACAGGCACGGAGATTTATGCCAGAATTAATAGTTCTTGGTGATCATCAGGCTGCACTTGGCTTGCGGGAAACCCTGAAAGATCTTCCGGTACAAGTCCTTGGCGGCAAGGAAGCTTTTGACGATTGCGTATTGCTGGCTGGAGTTGATACCGTTGTAGTGGCGGTAAGCGGGATGAAGGGCATGGTGCCTACTTTAAAGGCAGTGGAAGCTGGTAAAAATGTATTACTAGCTAATAAAGAGGCTCTGGTTACCGGAGGAGAACTTATCAGCCGGGCCGCCAGGGAAAAAGCTAAACCTATCCTGCCCATAGACAGCGAGCATTCCGCATTATGGCAGTGTATGCAAGGACAAGAAAAGTACGTTGATAATATAATTCTTACTGCTTCAGGAGGGCCTTTTAGGGATTGGGATATTACTCAGATGGGGAATATTACACCTGAGATGGCTTTAAGCCATCCTAATTGGACTATGGGACCTAAAGTAACAGTAGATTCTTCTACTTTAATGAACAAAGGACTCGAGGTAATAGAGGCCCATTGGCTCTTTGATATTAAATATAGCTCCATCAAAGTAATGATTCATCCTCAAAGCCTTGTTCATTCTATGGTTGAGTTCAAGGATGGATCGATTCTGGCACAGTTGGGAAACCCTGATATGCGGCTGCCGATCCAATATGCCATGAGCTGGCCCGAACGGTGGCCCAGTAACTTGCCACGATTAAATTTAACCAGGGCAACAAGTCTTTCCTTTTATCCTCCGGATACTCAAAAATTTCCCTGCCTGGAATTAGCTTATCACGCCGGCAATACCGGGGGGATGGCGCCGGTGATACTAAACGCCGCCAACGAAGAGGCAGTAAATTTGTTTTTGTCCCGTAAAATAAGATATTTAGATATTCAAAAAATTGTTGCGGAGGCCCTGGAAAAAATTTCGTCGCATGCGGCAATTGATTTAGAAACAATAATTGGAACTGATGCTGAAACCCGCAGGTGGGTGCAAGAATACTGGTAA
- the rseP gene encoding RIP metalloprotease RseP — MTTALAAILIFGLLIATHELGHFLVAKMVGIRVHEFSIGMGPVVLSWKRGETIYSLRLLPIGGFNRMAGMESGDLQDPRGFNTRSVLQRMAVIASGSLMNFLLAIILFIFVFMGIGVPSNTTTIGGLLPGRPAEEAGFQVGDRIVSINNTNVNTWGQLVEVIHKNPGQKLQVMVERDQQSLLIPVVPELDPQNKVGLIGIEQTWVKLGLFSSILLGVQQALAVAALIITSLIKMITGQLPAEVAGPVGIVQMAGEAARLGLANVLNFAGLLSLNLGIINLFPIPALDGSRLLFLGIEGIRGRPVNPEKENIIHLVGFALLIFLMLVITYQDLLRLFS, encoded by the coding sequence ATGACCACAGCGCTTGCAGCAATCCTTATTTTCGGTCTTTTGATTGCCACTCATGAACTAGGACATTTCCTTGTCGCTAAAATGGTTGGTATTCGGGTTCACGAGTTCAGCATAGGAATGGGACCGGTGGTGCTGTCATGGAAAAGAGGGGAAACCATTTACTCTCTACGACTTTTACCAATCGGCGGTTTTAATCGTATGGCTGGAATGGAAAGCGGTGATTTACAGGACCCCCGCGGATTTAATACCCGGAGTGTTCTCCAACGAATGGCCGTTATTGCGTCTGGTTCTTTAATGAATTTTTTACTGGCGATAATTCTGTTCATTTTTGTCTTTATGGGCATTGGCGTACCATCCAATACTACAACTATCGGGGGATTGCTGCCTGGACGGCCCGCAGAAGAGGCCGGATTTCAGGTCGGCGACAGGATTGTGTCAATAAATAATACAAATGTTAATACATGGGGACAACTAGTGGAAGTTATCCATAAAAACCCCGGGCAAAAACTGCAAGTAATGGTAGAACGCGACCAGCAGTCTTTGTTGATTCCAGTAGTCCCGGAACTGGACCCCCAGAACAAGGTTGGATTAATTGGGATTGAACAGACCTGGGTCAAGCTTGGGTTGTTTTCATCTATTCTATTAGGCGTACAACAGGCACTGGCTGTCGCAGCCTTGATTATTACTAGTTTGATAAAAATGATTACCGGGCAATTGCCGGCAGAAGTTGCCGGCCCTGTTGGCATTGTTCAAATGGCTGGAGAGGCTGCCAGATTAGGGCTGGCAAACGTTTTGAATTTTGCCGGCTTGTTAAGCCTGAATTTGGGAATAATAAACCTTTTTCCAATACCAGCATTAGATGGTAGCAGGTTACTTTTTCTTGGGATCGAAGGCATCCGCGGTAGACCTGTCAACCCCGAAAAAGAAAATATTATTCATTTAGTCGGTTTTGCACTCCTGATCTTTCTGATGCTAGTGATAACATACCAGGACCTGCTCCGACTATTTAGCTAA
- the ispG gene encoding flavodoxin-dependent (E)-4-hydroxy-3-methylbut-2-enyl-diphosphate synthase, whose amino-acid sequence MLADRRKSRTVNIGSLVIGGQAPISVQSMTNTDTRNITATVSQIEILEKAGCELVRVAVLDLEAAAALKQIKEKIKIPLVADIHFDYKLALAAIENGVDGLRLNPGNIGGKKRVEAVVREAKRRRVPIRIGVNAGSLEKTLLEKYKGVTPEAMVESALHHIILLEDMDFLDIEVSLKASEVPLMIEAYRLMAQKVSYPFHIGVTEAGTVFSGSIKSAVGIGILLSEGIGDTLRVSLTGDPQQEVRVAYQILGALDIRHRGVEIISCPTCGRCQIDVISLAETIEEKLQEVTTPIKVAVMGCPVNGPGEAKRADVGIAGGKGFALIFRNGEVVRKAESNDMLNCLFEEISCIIRSRGGVL is encoded by the coding sequence ATTCTTGCAGATAGAAGGAAATCTCGCACGGTTAATATCGGCTCACTGGTTATTGGAGGACAGGCTCCAATTTCAGTACAATCTATGACCAATACCGATACCAGGAATATTACTGCCACTGTATCCCAGATTGAAATCTTGGAAAAAGCAGGGTGCGAGCTGGTCAGGGTTGCTGTCCTCGATCTAGAGGCGGCAGCGGCCTTGAAACAAATCAAGGAAAAAATCAAGATTCCATTGGTGGCAGATATTCACTTCGATTACAAGCTGGCACTGGCGGCAATTGAAAATGGTGTTGACGGCTTAAGGTTAAACCCAGGAAACATTGGTGGCAAGAAAAGGGTTGAAGCTGTTGTTCGTGAAGCTAAAAGAAGACGGGTTCCAATTAGGATAGGAGTAAATGCTGGCTCTTTAGAAAAGACCTTGTTGGAAAAATATAAGGGTGTTACGCCTGAAGCAATGGTGGAAAGTGCCCTGCACCATATCATACTGCTTGAAGATATGGATTTTTTGGATATTGAAGTTTCATTGAAAGCTTCAGAGGTTCCGCTCATGATCGAGGCTTACCGCCTTATGGCCCAAAAAGTTAGCTATCCTTTTCATATTGGCGTAACAGAAGCAGGAACAGTTTTTTCCGGTTCAATTAAATCTGCGGTTGGTATTGGGATATTATTGTCTGAAGGAATCGGTGATACTTTACGGGTATCTCTGACGGGCGACCCGCAACAGGAAGTAAGAGTGGCGTACCAGATTTTGGGGGCATTGGATATCCGCCATCGGGGCGTGGAGATCATTTCTTGTCCAACTTGCGGCAGGTGCCAGATCGATGTTATTAGTTTAGCAGAGACTATAGAAGAAAAACTGCAAGAAGTAACTACCCCTATTAAGGTTGCGGTTATGGGATGCCCTGTTAATGGTCCCGGGGAAGCTAAACGGGCAGATGTTGGTATTGCTGGGGGCAAGGGCTTTGCGCTAATCTTCCGCAATGGGGAAGTTGTAAGAAAAGCGGAATCTAATGATATGTTAAATTGTTTATTCGAAGAGATTTCCTGCATTATCAGAAGCAGAGGAGGAGTTTTATAA
- a CDS encoding proline--tRNA ligase, translating into MRTKSLLAPTLREVPAETETISHQLLVRGGMIRKSAAGMYSYLPLGWRVIQKISNIIRDEMNKAGGQELMLPIVQPAELWQETGRWQVYGDEMFRLMDRHQRNFCLCPTNEELITTTARNEITSYKQLPQLLYLIQNKYRDERRPRFGLMRGREFIMKDLYSFDIDDEGMRTSYHKMYAAYNNVFKRCGLDYRVVEADSGAIGGSVNHEFMVLAQTGEAEIVHCKACGYAANVERAECILTHHERPKTEEGTLQVIELVHTPGVHTVADWIPHGVMPEQVIKTVFYKADKDILAVLVRGNREVNETKLKNLLGCIELRMATETEVLETTGAHIGSVGPVNLTVPIYADNEITLLQEGVAGANKDSYHFMHVVPGRDFQWTVLADLRLAKEGDPCPVCKANLFGVRGIEVGHLFQLGTKYSKKLDAYYTDRNGEEKLMVMGCYGIGVGRTAAAAIEQNHDEKGMIWPFAIAPYHVVVIPASNNEDAQAKTAEEIYCNLQTAGIEAVLDDRDERAGVKFMDADLIGYPVRITVGRKTVEQGTVDIKLRKTGEEFAKPLQEVVEFINNMVLNGMKNG; encoded by the coding sequence ATGCGCACCAAAAGCCTACTAGCACCTACTTTACGGGAAGTTCCAGCTGAAACAGAAACTATCAGTCATCAACTTCTTGTTCGGGGCGGTATGATCAGGAAATCTGCTGCTGGAATGTATTCTTACCTGCCATTAGGCTGGCGGGTGATCCAGAAGATTTCTAATATTATTCGTGATGAAATGAATAAGGCTGGCGGTCAGGAACTTATGCTGCCAATTGTCCAGCCCGCTGAACTGTGGCAAGAAACAGGGCGTTGGCAGGTTTATGGAGATGAGATGTTCCGCTTGATGGACAGGCACCAAAGGAATTTTTGTTTGTGCCCAACTAATGAAGAGCTGATTACCACAACTGCCAGAAATGAAATTACTTCTTACAAACAACTTCCCCAACTGCTTTATTTGATTCAAAACAAGTACCGGGATGAAAGAAGGCCTCGCTTTGGACTGATGCGAGGCAGGGAATTTATCATGAAGGACCTTTACTCATTTGACATAGATGATGAGGGAATGCGAACCAGCTATCATAAAATGTATGCTGCGTATAACAATGTTTTTAAACGCTGCGGCTTAGATTATCGGGTGGTCGAAGCAGATTCAGGAGCAATTGGGGGCAGCGTTAATCATGAATTTATGGTACTGGCCCAGACAGGAGAGGCGGAGATCGTACATTGCAAAGCATGCGGATATGCAGCTAATGTAGAAAGGGCGGAGTGCATTTTAACCCACCATGAAAGGCCTAAAACTGAAGAGGGCACTTTGCAGGTTATAGAACTTGTTCATACTCCAGGAGTACATACTGTCGCGGATTGGATCCCTCATGGCGTTATGCCTGAACAGGTGATCAAAACCGTATTCTACAAAGCTGATAAAGATATTCTCGCAGTATTAGTCAGAGGCAACAGGGAAGTAAATGAGACTAAATTGAAAAATCTATTGGGCTGCATTGAATTGCGCATGGCTACGGAGACTGAAGTCCTGGAAACGACCGGTGCGCATATTGGCTCAGTAGGACCGGTTAATTTAACAGTTCCAATCTATGCTGATAACGAGATAACTCTATTGCAGGAAGGTGTTGCTGGCGCTAACAAGGATAGCTACCACTTCATGCATGTAGTTCCCGGGCGTGATTTTCAATGGACGGTACTGGCTGACCTGAGGCTAGCTAAAGAAGGAGATCCCTGCCCTGTCTGCAAAGCCAATTTGTTTGGGGTCAGGGGGATTGAAGTTGGTCACTTGTTCCAACTAGGCACGAAATACTCAAAAAAACTAGATGCCTACTATACCGATAGAAACGGTGAAGAAAAGTTAATGGTTATGGGATGCTATGGCATTGGTGTCGGCCGAACGGCTGCAGCAGCAATTGAGCAAAACCACGATGAAAAAGGTATGATCTGGCCATTTGCCATCGCTCCTTACCACGTAGTTGTTATTCCAGCGAGCAACAATGAAGATGCACAGGCTAAGACTGCTGAAGAAATCTATTGCAACCTGCAAACAGCCGGTATAGAAGCTGTGCTCGATGACCGGGATGAGCGAGCTGGGGTTAAATTCATGGATGCCGATTTAATTGGATATCCTGTAAGAATAACTGTCGGACGCAAGACAGTTGAACAAGGGACTGTTGATATAAAGCTCCGTAAGACAGGGGAAGAGTTTGCCAAACCGTTGCAGGAGGTAGTTGAATTTATAAATAATATGGTGTTGAATGGCATGAAAAATGGGTAA
- a CDS encoding ribosome maturation factor RimP, translating into MKANIADKIQELVRPIVEEQGYELVDVEYLKEGQNWFLRLYIDQPGGIKLTDCEKISKAVDLLLDENDIIPHRYYLEVSSPGIERPLKTRKDFERFAGHRVTINTYTPVEGKKSISGMLLGLKDGAVVIEDGDFVTSIPLNHISIAHLAPEF; encoded by the coding sequence ATGAAAGCAAACATTGCCGACAAGATTCAAGAACTTGTAAGACCGATAGTAGAAGAACAGGGTTACGAACTGGTTGATGTTGAGTATCTAAAAGAAGGACAAAACTGGTTTTTAAGACTGTATATCGATCAGCCTGGTGGTATCAAACTGACAGACTGTGAAAAGATTAGCAAAGCAGTCGACCTCTTGCTGGACGAAAATGATATAATTCCTCATAGATATTATCTAGAGGTTTCATCCCCCGGCATTGAAAGACCCCTGAAAACCAGAAAGGATTTTGAACGTTTCGCTGGACATAGAGTGACAATAAACACCTATACACCTGTTGAAGGGAAAAAGAGCATTTCCGGGATGCTCTTGGGTCTTAAAGACGGAGCAGTGGTAATCGAAGACGGAGATTTCGTGACATCTATTCCGTTAAACCACATTTCCATTGCTCATTTAGCACCCGAATTTTAG
- the nusA gene encoding transcription termination/antitermination protein NusA, whose amino-acid sequence MNLEFLDALKELEKEKGIESGIIIEAVEAALQSAYKKNFGSPYGKDASAVPQIRVEIDKEIGTVKVYARKEVVEEAVDPKGQISLKEARIINPNYDIGDIIETEVTPRSFGRIAAQTAKQVVVQRIREAERSIIYDEFASREEDIVTGVVQRQESKTIYIDLGRIEAALPPAEQMSGEEYLQGARIKTYVVEVKKTTKGPQVLVSRTHPGLLKRLFELEVPEIFDGIVEIKSVAREAGARSKIAVFSRDENVDPVGACVGPKGLRVQNIVNELRGEKIDIVRWSHDPKTYVANALSPSKVLSVNVDETNKVARVIVPDYQLSLAIGKEGQNARLAAKLTGWKIDIKSMSQVEGFGDSFTEGV is encoded by the coding sequence ATGAATTTAGAGTTTCTTGACGCATTAAAAGAGCTAGAGAAAGAAAAAGGTATTGAGTCCGGAATTATTATTGAGGCCGTTGAAGCAGCCCTTCAATCAGCTTACAAAAAAAACTTTGGTTCTCCCTATGGGAAGGATGCATCTGCCGTTCCCCAAATAAGAGTGGAAATCGATAAAGAGATAGGCACTGTGAAAGTCTATGCCAGAAAAGAAGTTGTTGAGGAGGCTGTTGATCCAAAAGGTCAAATTTCTTTAAAAGAGGCCAGAATAATTAACCCCAACTATGACATCGGTGATATTATTGAAACAGAAGTAACCCCAAGATCCTTTGGACGTATAGCTGCTCAAACTGCTAAACAGGTAGTGGTTCAGCGGATCAGGGAGGCAGAACGAAGCATTATATATGATGAATTTGCAAGCCGTGAAGAAGATATCGTGACAGGGGTTGTGCAAAGGCAAGAAAGTAAAACTATCTACATTGATTTGGGCCGTATAGAAGCAGCCCTGCCGCCGGCTGAACAAATGAGCGGTGAAGAATACCTTCAAGGCGCCAGGATAAAAACCTATGTGGTGGAAGTTAAAAAGACAACCAAGGGGCCCCAAGTTTTAGTGTCCCGTACCCATCCAGGGCTCTTGAAACGCCTTTTCGAGTTGGAAGTACCAGAAATCTTTGATGGAATTGTTGAAATTAAATCTGTTGCGAGGGAAGCTGGCGCCAGGTCCAAAATTGCTGTTTTCTCCCGGGATGAAAATGTTGACCCTGTTGGGGCTTGCGTTGGTCCTAAAGGGTTGCGGGTGCAAAATATTGTAAATGAGCTCAGGGGGGAAAAAATAGATATAGTTAGATGGAGTCATGATCCGAAGACCTATGTGGCAAATGCTCTCAGCCCTTCCAAGGTCTTGTCTGTTAATGTCGATGAAACAAACAAGGTTGCAAGGGTAATAGTGCCAGATTATCAATTATCCTTGGCTATCGGGAAAGAAGGACAAAACGCCCGGCTAGCTGCAAAGCTTACTGGTTGGAAAATTGACATAAAAAGCATGTCCCAGGTTGAGGGTTTTGGAGATTCCTTTACTGAGGGGGTTTAA
- a CDS encoding YlxR family protein — protein MLRTRKIPQRMCVGCREKRNKRELIRIVRTPEGKVLVDKTGKKSGRGAYICNDPQCLTKAIKSKSLEKALDVAIAEDIPELLQKELN, from the coding sequence ATGCTTAGAACAAGAAAAATTCCTCAACGGATGTGCGTTGGCTGCCGGGAAAAAAGAAATAAGCGGGAACTAATCCGGATTGTCCGGACACCAGAAGGGAAAGTGTTAGTTGATAAAACGGGCAAAAAATCCGGCCGCGGCGCTTATATATGCAATGACCCCCAATGCCTTACCAAAGCCATAAAATCCAAATCCCTTGAGAAGGCTTTAGACGTTGCCATTGCTGAAGATATCCCGGAACTTCTGCAAAAAGAATTGAACTAG